In Oncorhynchus nerka isolate Pitt River linkage group LG26, Oner_Uvic_2.0, whole genome shotgun sequence, one DNA window encodes the following:
- the LOC115110922 gene encoding coronin-1A-like, protein MSRKVVRASKFRHVFGQGVKADQCYDDIRISQMTWDSNFCSVNPKFVAMIVDASGGGAFLVLPLNKTGRIDMSQPTVCGHTGPVLDIEFCPHNDNIIASGSEDCSVMIWEIPEGGLVTPLNDPVVKLEGHSKRVGILSWHPTAHNVLMSAGCDNVVILWNVACGEAMVRIDSVHPDLIYSACWNRDGSQILTSCKDKTIRVLDPRKGTVIAEKEKTHEGSRPVKAVFVSDGKILSTGFSRMSERQVALWDPKSFGEPLTLQELDTSSGVLLPFFDPDTCVVYLCGKGDSSIRYFEVTDEAPYVHYLSMYSSKESQKGMGYMPKRGLEVNKCEIARFYKLHERKCEPIVMTVPRKSDLFQEDLYPDTMGPEPSVEANEWFEGKEGQPILISLKDGFATTTKSKEFKVHKSLLKTTSAAMGHQHGNTGEVHALQKEVKALKETVEELTKRVSKLESNN, encoded by the exons ATGTCCAGGAAGGTAGTCAGGGCCAGTAAGTTCCGTCATGTCTTCGGCCAGGGGGTGAAGGCTGACCAGTGCTACGATGACATCCGCATCTCCCAGATGACCTGGGACAGCAACTTCTGCTCTGTCAACCCCAAGTTCGTGGCCATGATTGTGGATGCCAGCGGAGGAGGGGCCTTCCTAGTGCTGCCTCTGAACAAG ACGGGTCGTATTGACATGTCCCAGCCCACAGTCTGTGGACACACGGGCCCAGTGCTGGATATTGAGTTCTGTCCCCACAACGACAACATCATCGCCAGTGGTTCAGAGGACTGCAGTGTCATG ATTTGGGAGATCCCGGAGGGTGGCCTGGTCACGCCCTTGAACGACCCCGTGGTGAAGCTGGAGGGGCACTCCAAACGCGTGGGCATCCTCAGTTGGCACCCCACTGCCCACAATGTGCTCATGAGCGCAG GCTGTGACAACGTGGTGATCCTGTGGAACGTGGCGTGTGGAGAGGCCATGGTGAGGATCGACTCGGTCCACCCTGACCTCATCTACAGTGCCTGCTGGAACAGGGACGGCTCCCAGATCCTCACCTCCTGTAAGGACAAGACCATACGTGTGCTGGACCCTCGCAAGGGCACAGTCATCGCC gagaaggagaagacccACGAAGGCTCCAGGCCTGTTAAGGCTGTGTTTGTGTCCGATGGGAAGATCCTGAGCACCGGCTTCAGTCGCATGAGTGAGAGACAGGTGGCACTTTGGGACCCG AAGAGCTTTGGAGAGCCACTCACCCTGCAGGAGTTGGACACCAGCAGTGGTGTCCTATTGCCCTTTTTTGACCCTGACACTTGCGTCGTCTACCTCTGTGGCAAG GGTGACAGCAGTATCCGGTACTTTGAGGTGACGGATGAGGCTCCCTATGTTCACTACCTGTCCATGTACAGCAGTAAGGAGAGTCAGAAGGGCATGGGCTACATGCCCAAGAGGGGCCTGGAGGTCAACAAGTGTGAAATCGCCAG GTTTTACAAGCTTCATGAGAGGAAGTGTGAGCCCATTGTCATGACGGTGCCCCGCAAG tCTGACCTGTTTCAGGAGGATTTGTACCCAGACACCATGGGTCCAGAGCCGTCTGTGGAGGCCAATGAGTGGTTTGAAGGCAAAGAGGGCCAACCTATCCTGATCTCCTTGAAGGACGGTTTTGCGACAACCACCAAATCCaaagagttcaaagttcacaaAAGTCTTCTGAAGACGACATCAGCAGCCATGGGGCATCAGCACGGTAACACTGGG gaggtACATGCCTTGCAGAAGGAGGTGAAGGCTCTGAAGGAAACAGTAGAGGAGCTGACCAAGCGCGTAAGCAAACTGGAGAGCAATAATTGA
- the LOC115110752 gene encoding claudin-4-like, translating to MGSAGVQIVCVALGVLGLIGGIVCCAIPRWKVSSFTGQNIVTAQETEEGLWMTCVVQSTGQQQCKSYESLLVLPSNLQAARAMTIISCMVTSLAILILFAGADFTTCVENEDIKPKISLVAGIALLVSGLLLIIPVSWSAHNVISNFYNPLVAQKMELGTCIFIGWAAGVLLILAGGLLMCFSRAKSGSSGGTAKYYGNSASAPAANKNYV from the exons aTGGGATCTGCTGGGGTACAGATTGTATGTGTGGCCCTTGGGGTCCTGGGCCTGATCGGGGGCATTGTGTGCTGTGCCATCCCTAGGTGGAAAGTGTCATCATTTACAGGACAGAACATCGTAACGGCACAG gaaACTGAAGAGGGCCTGTGGATGACCTGTGTGGTGCAGAGTACTGGCCAGCAGCAGTGTAAGAGCTATGAGTCCCTGCTGGTCCTGCCATCTAACCTGCAGGCGGCCCGCGCCATGACCATCATCAGCTgcatggtcacctccctggccatCCTCATCTTGTTCGCCGGCGCCGACTTCACCACCTGCGTGGAGAATGAGGACATCAAGCCCAAGATCAGCCTTGTGGCTGGGATCGCTCTGTTGGTGTCtggcctcctcctcatcatccctGTCAGCTGGTCCGCCCACAACGTCATCAGCAACTTCTACAACCCCCTTGTGGCCCAGAAGATGGAGCTGGGAACCTGTATCTTTATTGGCTGGGCTGCTGGGGTGCTTCTGATTCTGGCCGGAGGCCTGCTCATGTGCTTCAGCAGAGCCAAATCTGGCAGCTCGGGAGGAACCGCCAAGTACTACGGCAACAGCGCTTCAGCCCCCGCCGCCAACAAGAACTACGTCTAG
- the LOC115110751 gene encoding serine/threonine-protein phosphatase alpha-2 isoform-like — MAEPDKLNIDSIIQRLLEVKGSRPGKNVQLTENEIRGLCLKSREIFLSQPILLELEAPLKICGDVHGQYYDLLRLFEYGGFPPESNYLFLGDYVDRGKQSLETICLLLAYKVKYPENFFLLRGNHECASINRIYGFYDECKRRYNIKLWKTFTDCFNCLPVAAIVDEKIFCCHGGLSPDLQSMEQVRRVMRPTDVPDQGLLCDLLWADPDKDVLGWGENDRGVSFTFGADVVAKFLHKHDMDLICRAHQVVEDGYEFFAKRQLVTLFSAPNYCGEFDNAGAMMSVDETLMCSFQILKPADKKLYSYGGGGGMGSGRPVTPPRNSAKGGKAKK, encoded by the exons ATGGCGGAGCCGGACAAATTAAACATCGACTCCATAATACAGCGTCTTCTGGAAG ttAAGGGCTCTCGGCCAGGCAAGAACGTTCAGCTGACAGAGAACGAGATCCGTGGCCTTTGCCTCAAGTCTCGCGAAATCTTCCTCAGCCAGCCAATCCTGCTCGAGCTTGAGGCACCACTCAAGATCTGCG GTGACGTACACGGTCAGTACTACGACCTGCTGCGGCTGTTTGAGTACGGAGGTTTCCCCCCGGAGAGCAACTACCTGTTCCTAGGGGACTACGTGGACCGAGGGAAGCAGTCCCTGGAGACCATCTGCTTGCTTCTGGCCTACAAGGTCAAATACCCAGAGAACTTCTTCTTGCTGCGCGGCAACCACGAGTGTGCCTCCATTAACCGTATCTATGGCTTTTATGACGAGT GTAAGAGACGGTATAACATCAAGCTGTGGAAGACGTTCACAGACTGCTTCAACTGTTTACCCGTGGCTGCCATTGTAGATGAGAAGATCTTCTGCTGCCATGGAG GCctctctccagacctccagtCCATGGAGCAGGTGCGCAGAGTGATGCGACCCACAGATGTGCCTGACCAGGGCCTGCTGTGTGACCTGCTTTGGGCCGACCCAGACAAAGATGTCCTGGGCTGGGGCGAGAATGACCGCGGGGTCTCTTTCACATTCGGGGCAGACGTGGTGGCCAAATTTCTGCACAAACACGACATGGACCTTATATGCAGGGCACATCAG GTGGTAGAAGACGGTTACGAGTTCTTTGCAAAGAGACAGCTTGTTACTCTGTTCTCTGCCCCTAACTACTGTGGAGAGTTTGATAATGCCGGTGCCATGATGAGTGTGGATGAGACCCTCATGTGTTCCTTTCAG ATTCTCAAGCCAGCGGATAAGAAGCTCTACTCttatggtggaggtggaggaatgGGATCTGGACGCCCCGTCACCCCGCCACGGAATTCCGCCAAAGGCGGAAAGGCCAAGAAATAA